From Schistocerca cancellata isolate TAMUIC-IGC-003103 chromosome 6, iqSchCanc2.1, whole genome shotgun sequence, a single genomic window includes:
- the LOC126191035 gene encoding allergen Tha p 1-like translates to MQMSTLALFLACLVAAAAAYTTKYDNIDLDDVLHNDRLLKKYHECLLSDSDASCTPDGKELKAAIPDALTDDCAKCNEKQKAGAEKVIRFLIKEKPDLWTPLESKYDPTGTYRQKYGEELKRVSA, encoded by the exons ATGCAGATGAGTACTCTCGCCTTGTTTCTGGCGTGCCTTGTGGCGGCTGCTGCCGCGTACACCACCAAGTACGACAATATCGACCTGGACGACGTGCTGCATAACGACCGCCTGCTCAAGAAGTACCACGAGTGCCTGCTCTCTGACAGCGACGCTTCCTGCACCCCAGACGGGAAGGAACTCAAGG CGGCCATTCCTGATGCGCTGACCGACGACTGTGCCAAGTGCAACGAGAAGCAGAAGGCCGGAGCGGAGAAAGTGATCAGGTTCCTCATCAAGGAGAAGCCCGACCTGTGGACGCCGCTGGAGAGCAAGTACGACCCCACCGGCACCTACAGGCAGAAGTACGGCGAGGAACTCAAGAGGGTCTCCGCCTAA